In Acaryochloris marina S15, a single genomic region encodes these proteins:
- a CDS encoding NACHT domain-containing NTPase, with protein MMLQKLLSDPNFQTVVVPLFTVLIPVVLGWVVGQVAADQKKAKWGRWLKLVVETAVLGFIGRVFPEAMAAFSSDNPTAKVIGLLYSVVLVGLLGMMVVDVVQLVRKPSILTASELDEARWQDNRQILMDKVGVKWIDGVLKNSLYEQARIAVGLEERPEMVGMEWQRAGEEKQVLPPGTRLLDRFANLGGGGTLLVLGEPGAGKTTLLLELAQDLLEATDFQELKQPIPIVLNLSAWGTQQFPNDGTLAFTQWLLEELWQQYQVRKEVGKTWLEQEKWTLLLDGLDEVKPQDRDACVEALNQFRQKFGNIEIALCCRIVDYQALITRLEEFQAAVYIQPLSEKQVDDYLQEGGEALVGIATALGADPSLRDLVNKPLFLWILTLAYRNRPAQELLDLPKDQRLKLLFDRYIERMFAQRSLPEPEQQQMLHWLQGIAKKTGAGKEFLIERMKPKDWLETARTKWLFGLILGLIFGLIFGLICGLFGGIVGELFGGIVGGLFGGLMGLYGGLYVGMDLVEAERTKWLYRLLYGLAWGLILGLIFGLIGRVFGLIGGLISGLIFGLIGLIFGLSVRRDKMYSVKAIENPMPRKTGRRSWKLLESYLTYALSFGGLFMQSYGLIGGLILGLIFGLILGESIKLIGGLSIKLIGGLKVDILDRTFPNQVIWGSLKTIVIQVIVSLVFMIVLCFTLVNILPLFLEPFVVRFIIALFMVLPLFLILNNEGIDPCTQHLSMRLVLCQTKQIPWNFVTFFQQAEDCVFIYRTGGSYVFVHRYLQEHFANLSFDET; from the coding sequence ATGATGCTTCAAAAACTGCTGAGTGATCCGAATTTTCAGACGGTTGTGGTGCCTCTGTTCACGGTATTGATTCCGGTGGTGTTGGGCTGGGTGGTGGGGCAAGTTGCGGCTGACCAGAAAAAAGCCAAATGGGGACGATGGCTGAAGCTGGTGGTTGAAACCGCCGTGTTGGGGTTTATTGGCAGAGTCTTTCCAGAGGCAATGGCTGCTTTTAGCAGTGATAACCCAACTGCCAAAGTGATTGGCTTGCTGTATAGCGTTGTGCTGGTGGGGCTACTGGGCATGATGGTGGTGGATGTGGTGCAGCTTGTCCGCAAGCCCTCGATATTGACAGCATCTGAATTGGATGAAGCCCGGTGGCAAGACAATCGTCAAATCTTGATGGATAAGGTGGGGGTGAAATGGATTGATGGGGTTTTGAAAAACTCTCTGTATGAGCAGGCTCGGATTGCAGTGGGATTGGAAGAGCGGCCTGAGATGGTGGGGATGGAGTGGCAAAGGGCGGGAGAAGAGAAACAGGTGTTGCCCCCTGGCACGCGGCTGTTGGATCGATTTGCTAATTTGGGGGGTGGCGGAACGTTGTTGGTGCTGGGGGAGCCGGGTGCCGGGAAAACAACCTTGCTTTTGGAGCTGGCTCAAGATTTATTAGAAGCGACTGATTTTCAAGAGCTAAAACAGCCTATCCCGATTGTGTTGAATTTGTCAGCTTGGGGCACTCAGCAGTTCCCTAACGATGGAACGCTGGCCTTTACCCAGTGGCTGCTGGAGGAGTTATGGCAGCAATATCAAGTTCGCAAAGAAGTGGGAAAAACTTGGCTGGAGCAGGAAAAATGGACCTTGCTGCTGGATGGTTTGGATGAAGTCAAACCCCAAGATCGCGATGCTTGTGTGGAAGCATTGAATCAGTTTCGGCAAAAGTTTGGCAATATCGAAATCGCACTGTGTTGCCGAATTGTAGACTATCAAGCCTTGATCACTCGTTTAGAAGAGTTTCAGGCAGCAGTGTATATTCAACCTTTGTCAGAAAAGCAGGTAGATGATTACTTACAAGAGGGAGGGGAAGCGTTAGTAGGGATTGCAACTGCTTTAGGGGCAGATCCCTCCTTACGGGACTTAGTGAATAAGCCGCTTTTTCTATGGATTCTGACTTTGGCCTATCGCAATCGTCCAGCTCAGGAATTACTGGATTTGCCTAAAGACCAACGCTTAAAACTCCTGTTTGATCGTTATATTGAGCGAATGTTTGCCCAGCGGTCTTTACCTGAGCCGGAACAGCAACAAATGTTGCACTGGCTGCAAGGAATAGCGAAGAAAACGGGAGCGGGGAAAGAGTTCTTGATCGAACGAATGAAACCCAAAGATTGGCTGGAGACAGCAAGGACTAAATGGCTTTTTGGGCTGATTCTTGGGCTAATCTTCGGATTGATTTTCGGATTGATTTGCGGGCTATTTGGAGGTATTGTCGGAGAGCTATTTGGAGGTATTGTCGGAGGGCTATTTGGAGGGCTAATGGGGCTGTATGGAGGGCTGTATGTTGGGATGGATCTAGTAGAAGCTGAAAGGACTAAATGGCTTTATAGGCTGCTTTATGGGCTGGCTTGGGGGCTAATTCTCGGGCTAATTTTCGGGCTAATTGGAAGGGTTTTTGGGCTAATTGGAGGACTAATTTCTGGGCTAATTTTCGGGCTAATCGGATTGATTTTCGGGCTGAGTGTTAGGCGAGATAAGATGTATTCAGTAAAAGCTATAGAAAATCCAATGCCTCGCAAAACGGGACGAAGAAGTTGGAAGCTCCTTGAAAGCTATCTGACATACGCGCTGAGTTTCGGGGGGCTTTTCATGCAGAGTTACGGGCTGATTGGAGGCCTGATTCTCGGGCTAATTTTCGGATTGATTCTCGGGGAGAGTATCAAGCTGATTGGAGGGCTAAGTATCAAGCTGATTGGAGGGCTAAAAGTCGATATTCTAGATCGAACTTTTCCTAATCAAGTTATTTGGGGATCTTTAAAAACGATAGTGATACAGGTTATCGTGTCGCTTGTTTTTATGATTGTTCTTTGTTTTACTCTGGTAAATATTTTACCTCTGTTCCTAGAACCATTTGTAGTGAGATTCATTATTGCCTTATTCATGGTGTTACCACTCTTTTTAATCCTCAACAACGAAGGAATAGACCCCTGTACTCAACACTTGTCAATGCGTTTAGTCCTCTGCCAAACTAAGCAAATCCCTTGGAATTTCGTCACTTTTTTCCAACAAGCCGAAGATTGCGTATTTATCTATCGCACAGGCGGCAGCTATGTCTTCGTCCATCGCTACCTGCAAGAACATTTCGCCAACCTATCCTTCGACGAAACCTAA
- a CDS encoding bifunctional serine/threonine-protein kinase/formylglycine-generating enzyme family protein, with product MLHCLNPTCSNPQNPDGRDTCQQCGQPLIGILRNRYRIIKPLGQGGFGITYLAEDIERFNETCVVKQLAYQNPDSLASQQKVQDLFTQEAQQLFQLGTHPQIPNLLAYFHETGHQYLVQEFIEGPNLLQELKSNGVYSESKLRHFLRSILPVLDYIHTQGVIHRDLKPHNIMYRPADDRYFIIDFGVTKQVNTQDLTGTVLGSEGYAAFEQLQYGQAHPASDLYSLGVSCFHFLTGHDPRSLQLQVGYSWTQNWQQHLPKPLSPELTSVLDTLLQLQLENRYTSVAAVLKDLALTQTSPPKNQVVAHSQPPAHPQPKLELAPTTDRTAVIWEPTSDISTSSASAALHPPLQTTQFEVVTLDVRGQTHLVQTLTAQQYLEELGDGISLSMLVIPARSFFMGSSSTEVSRRKFEGPQHQVSVASFYMGQFLITQAQWQAIAALPTINHDLSPDPSQFKGADHPVESISWLDAVECCDRLTRKFNRLYRLPSEAEWEYACRANTTTPFHCGETLISDHANFHGMKTYRSAPRGQYRNQTTPVGSFQANAFGLHDMHGNVWEWCADDWHANYQGAPIDGSIWFTPNNDAIAGKAPHPWRGGSWYDAPDSCRAAYRTFADADFKSSNLGFRVVSPVLSP from the coding sequence ATGCTCCATTGTCTGAACCCCACTTGCAGCAATCCTCAAAACCCAGACGGGCGTGACACCTGTCAACAATGCGGACAGCCCCTGATCGGCATATTGCGCAATCGATATCGCATCATCAAACCACTGGGACAAGGTGGATTCGGCATCACTTATCTGGCCGAAGATATCGAGAGATTTAACGAGACTTGCGTGGTTAAACAATTAGCCTATCAAAACCCTGATAGCCTCGCATCGCAGCAAAAAGTCCAAGACCTCTTTACCCAAGAAGCCCAACAGCTCTTTCAGCTCGGCACCCATCCACAAATCCCCAACCTGCTAGCCTACTTTCATGAAACAGGGCATCAATATTTAGTACAAGAATTTATCGAAGGTCCCAATCTTCTGCAAGAGCTGAAAAGCAACGGGGTATATAGTGAATCCAAGCTGAGACACTTTCTCCGTAGCATCTTGCCCGTTCTAGACTATATCCATACCCAAGGCGTCATTCATCGCGATCTCAAACCCCACAACATCATGTATCGCCCCGCCGATGATCGCTATTTCATCATCGACTTTGGCGTCACCAAGCAAGTCAATACTCAAGACCTCACAGGCACTGTATTAGGCAGCGAAGGATACGCCGCCTTCGAACAACTCCAATATGGTCAGGCCCATCCCGCGAGTGATTTATATAGTTTGGGGGTGAGCTGTTTTCACTTCTTGACAGGCCATGATCCAAGATCACTCCAGCTTCAGGTCGGGTATTCATGGACCCAAAACTGGCAGCAACATCTCCCAAAGCCCCTCAGCCCTGAGCTCACCTCAGTTCTTGACACCCTGCTCCAACTGCAACTAGAGAATCGCTATACCTCTGTTGCAGCAGTGCTCAAAGATTTAGCCCTCACCCAAACTTCTCCCCCCAAAAATCAAGTCGTGGCTCACAGCCAGCCACCTGCCCATCCACAACCCAAGCTTGAGTTAGCTCCAACCACTGACCGGACCGCCGTTATCTGGGAACCAACGAGCGATATCTCGACTTCATCCGCCTCTGCTGCGTTACACCCACCCTTACAAACCACACAGTTTGAAGTAGTAACCCTCGATGTAAGGGGGCAAACTCATTTGGTTCAGACCCTTACCGCCCAACAATATCTCGAAGAACTAGGAGACGGCATTTCCCTCTCGATGCTCGTTATCCCGGCCAGAAGTTTCTTCATGGGTTCATCGTCAACTGAAGTATCAAGACGCAAATTTGAAGGACCTCAACATCAAGTCTCAGTTGCCTCCTTCTACATGGGCCAATTCCTGATCACTCAAGCTCAATGGCAAGCCATAGCGGCTCTTCCCACCATCAACCATGACCTCTCCCCAGATCCATCGCAGTTCAAAGGAGCCGATCATCCAGTTGAGAGTATTTCCTGGCTAGATGCTGTCGAATGTTGTGACCGACTCACCCGCAAATTCAATCGACTCTATCGTCTACCCAGTGAAGCAGAGTGGGAATATGCTTGCCGAGCCAACACCACCACCCCCTTCCACTGTGGCGAGACCCTCATCTCTGATCATGCTAATTTTCATGGCATGAAAACCTATCGATCCGCCCCTAGAGGTCAGTATCGCAACCAAACCACTCCTGTAGGCAGTTTTCAAGCCAATGCTTTTGGCCTCCACGACATGCATGGCAATGTCTGGGAATGGTGCGCCGATGATTGGCATGCCAACTATCAAGGGGCTCCCATAGATGGCAGCATTTGGTTCACCCCAAACAACGATGCCATCGCAGGCAAGGCTCCCCATCCTTGGAGAGGTGGGTCTTGGTATGATGCCCCCGACAGCTGTCGGGCTGCCTATCGAACCTTTGCGGATGCCGACTTTAAGAGCAGTAATTTAGGCTTTCGAGTGGTCTCTCCAGTTCTATCCCCCTAA
- a CDS encoding bifunctional serine/threonine-protein kinase/formylglycine-generating enzyme family protein gives MVCCLNPKCEKPLNPDTSKFCQQCGTKLTLLRRRFKMVRLLGKGMFGHTYLAEDRDNLQEPCIVKQLICQAQGTDASQTVVEPFLQEAEQLRRLKKNQHIPSILAYFEENYIPYLVQEYIDGQDLQQVIENQGAFSENQVRALLLELLPVLQTIHDQGVIHRDLKPAHIMRQHSDSKLILVGFCVSKQLSLSQLQQTDSVRENTSYAPPEVFAVDKARPGSDLYSLGATCVHLLTGVAPHALPIQGGEVWVEHWQQHLPQPLSAELKPVLEKLLRTDLAERYTSALEVLREVRGFAKATSRPLPKIPAVRAAQTSGQTAPQAVRSQPKAPAQPTKLQPKPKSSIPSFQAEVAQVDTKGQVVSRQFHPIGHITEDLGKDVTLELAQIPAGRFSMGSPPSEQHRQQTESPQHIVSIPEFYLSRYPITQVQWRLVAALPAVKRELDDSPSHFTGDDRPVESVSWFDVVEFCNRLSLLTGKDYHLPSESAWEYSCRAASNTPFAFGETLNTELANYDGTAAYGAGPTGNFRQQTTRVGKFPANPYGLSDMHGNVWEWCADHWHGNYGNAPVDGSVWQDQYFFACVLRGGAWNTQAASCRSASRIWEAASEQSNHIGFRVACTLVKPASS, from the coding sequence ATGGTTTGTTGTCTCAATCCCAAGTGTGAGAAACCCCTCAACCCAGACACCAGTAAGTTTTGTCAACAGTGTGGTACAAAACTAACCCTGTTACGGCGACGGTTTAAGATGGTTCGTCTGTTGGGTAAAGGTATGTTTGGCCATACGTATCTTGCAGAAGATCGAGATAATTTGCAGGAGCCCTGCATTGTCAAACAGCTAATTTGTCAAGCCCAGGGAACGGATGCCAGCCAGACGGTTGTTGAACCATTTTTACAAGAGGCAGAACAACTCAGACGGCTGAAAAAAAACCAACATATTCCCAGCATTTTAGCTTACTTCGAAGAAAATTATATTCCCTATTTAGTCCAGGAATATATCGACGGCCAAGACTTGCAACAAGTCATTGAGAATCAGGGTGCCTTCAGCGAGAATCAAGTCCGGGCCTTGTTACTAGAGCTCTTGCCGGTCTTACAGACGATCCATGATCAAGGGGTGATTCATCGGGACTTGAAACCCGCTCACATCATGCGTCAGCATTCAGATAGCAAGCTGATTCTGGTGGGGTTTTGTGTCTCCAAGCAACTCAGTTTATCTCAGTTACAGCAAACCGATAGCGTTCGAGAGAATACCAGCTACGCACCACCAGAAGTCTTTGCCGTCGATAAAGCTCGTCCCGGCAGCGATCTCTATAGCCTAGGTGCCACCTGCGTCCATTTATTAACGGGAGTTGCTCCCCATGCTTTACCCATCCAAGGTGGAGAAGTATGGGTCGAACACTGGCAACAGCATCTTCCCCAGCCCTTGAGTGCTGAATTAAAGCCTGTGCTGGAGAAGTTACTCCGCACAGACCTAGCGGAGCGATATACTTCCGCCTTAGAAGTGCTCAGAGAAGTGCGCGGTTTTGCCAAAGCAACCTCCCGCCCCCTGCCCAAAATACCCGCCGTTCGAGCAGCCCAGACCTCTGGTCAGACAGCCCCACAAGCAGTCAGATCTCAGCCCAAGGCCCCGGCCCAGCCCACCAAACTGCAGCCTAAACCCAAATCTTCCATCCCTTCCTTCCAAGCGGAAGTCGCCCAGGTCGATACCAAAGGCCAAGTGGTGAGTCGCCAATTTCATCCGATTGGCCACATCACCGAGGATCTCGGTAAGGATGTCACCCTGGAGTTGGCGCAGATTCCGGCAGGCCGCTTTTCCATGGGCTCGCCCCCTAGCGAGCAGCATCGGCAGCAGACCGAAAGTCCCCAGCATATTGTGTCTATCCCAGAATTTTATTTAAGTCGCTATCCCATCACTCAGGTCCAATGGCGTTTGGTGGCCGCCTTACCCGCAGTCAAGCGCGAACTGGATGATTCTCCGTCTCACTTTACGGGCGATGATCGCCCTGTCGAAAGCGTCTCTTGGTTTGATGTGGTCGAATTCTGTAACCGACTCTCCTTGTTAACTGGGAAGGACTATCACCTCCCTAGTGAATCTGCTTGGGAATATTCCTGCCGCGCCGCTAGTAACACCCCCTTTGCCTTTGGCGAAACCCTCAACACAGAACTGGCCAACTATGATGGCACAGCAGCCTATGGAGCTGGACCGACAGGCAATTTTCGCCAGCAAACCACCCGAGTGGGCAAATTCCCGGCCAATCCCTATGGGTTATCCGATATGCATGGCAATGTCTGGGAATGGTGTGCAGACCATTGGCATGGCAACTATGGCAATGCCCCAGTAGACGGCAGCGTCTGGCAAGATCAATACTTCTTTGCCTGTGTACTGAGGGGAGGGGCCTGGAATACCCAAGCCGCGAGCTGTCGTTCCGCCTCTCGCATTTGGGAAGCGGCCTCTGAACAAAGCAATCATATTGGGTTTCGGGTTGCTTGTACCTTAGTGAAACCAGCCAGCTCATAA
- a CDS encoding AAA family ATPase: MEVLSVTLKNFKAHRDRYYEFRPGANAICGENGSGKTSILEAIAWVLFDHSEYKRAELITVGAKSAQAIVSFISHLDGRIYEVRRCTSRGYEVHDPQLNRKLELKKLDDVRCWLCEHLGVGVHTELAKLFAETIGIPQGTFTVDFLKSAGDRKKVFDPILKVEEYKQAYDQAQKLTSYAQAQVQQLEQKLQSYDQQLEGWEALKQQKLELAKTLTQQMAQMQTLAQQLGEIRTELKDLKTQDQAIQTLDKQVQHLQTQWTSKQEILQLLEENWQQADQAVQICRQHRPQFQAYQAAQETLKALAQQQKQRQQLLQERDRIQNTLRDQQVLLSQNQGQLSTFAKMDAELQDWQTKVPQQQQLDQEKTTCQQALQTLVSDQKHLQRLQEQIHKQQQSWETLSQTIRQLVALEPQVQAIPNFEAQQQKIQERLGRIAAAQQFATELQTLLTEAEPQQQHYQQQVDTAKDLLSRSTLNPAQTTQLATILDQGAALTHQIIQQLQTAFADIIDPQTVTNLKQQLRQIKTQLKAAQKAQTQWLMLEAQQHQLTELEQGMTSLQQECDRIQVTLNQEPQLQSQLAQLNTQLTALSDPQGHVRILQQQLQGATQLEAEITRLQQACQGHQQSLTTFETQVEALGDLEAQVDAQQQIQQEHQEVYQRYLRHRNQANTFKDLDQQRQGAIATQTQLQTQLTGAQAQWQEKLKDHNPERLAEVSHTYEQLQRHHDQLQGGLAPQQAQLQYLDQQLEAKQALAQERDQIWVTLEDKRQISQFVIDARNVYKQSGPRITKFYLTEISWEADRLYRELLDRPDVALQWTEDYEIQVQEQGHWRSFKSLSGGEQMCAALAVRLALLKVLVDINIAFFDEPTTNMDELRRRQLAEALGHLKSFHQLFVISHDDTFESVTENIIRVERAS, translated from the coding sequence ATGGAAGTTCTCTCCGTTACGCTGAAAAACTTTAAGGCCCATCGCGATCGCTACTATGAATTCCGACCGGGGGCCAATGCCATTTGTGGTGAAAATGGGTCAGGGAAGACCAGCATCCTAGAAGCCATTGCCTGGGTTTTATTTGATCACAGCGAGTACAAGCGAGCCGAACTAATCACCGTCGGGGCCAAAAGTGCCCAAGCCATCGTCAGCTTTATATCCCACTTGGATGGGCGAATCTACGAGGTGCGTCGCTGTACTAGTCGGGGCTATGAGGTTCACGACCCCCAGCTCAACCGCAAGCTAGAACTGAAAAAACTCGATGATGTCCGCTGCTGGCTCTGTGAACATTTGGGGGTGGGGGTCCACACGGAACTGGCCAAATTGTTTGCAGAAACCATTGGCATTCCCCAGGGCACCTTTACAGTGGATTTTCTCAAATCAGCGGGCGATCGCAAAAAGGTATTCGATCCCATTCTGAAGGTGGAAGAGTATAAACAGGCTTACGATCAGGCCCAAAAATTAACCAGTTATGCCCAGGCCCAGGTCCAACAGCTAGAGCAAAAATTACAAAGCTACGACCAGCAACTCGAAGGCTGGGAAGCGCTTAAGCAACAGAAGCTAGAGCTAGCTAAAACCTTGACTCAGCAGATGGCCCAGATGCAAACCCTGGCTCAGCAGTTGGGTGAGATTCGGACTGAACTCAAGGATTTAAAGACCCAAGACCAAGCCATCCAAACCCTAGACAAACAGGTCCAGCATCTCCAAACCCAATGGACCAGTAAACAGGAAATTCTCCAGCTCTTAGAGGAGAATTGGCAGCAGGCAGACCAAGCCGTCCAGATTTGTCGTCAGCATCGGCCTCAATTTCAGGCCTATCAAGCGGCCCAAGAGACCCTCAAGGCCCTCGCTCAACAACAAAAACAACGACAGCAACTGCTGCAAGAACGCGATCGCATCCAAAATACCCTCCGCGATCAGCAAGTCCTACTCTCCCAAAACCAAGGCCAACTCTCCACCTTTGCCAAGATGGACGCAGAACTCCAGGACTGGCAAACCAAAGTTCCGCAACAACAGCAGCTCGACCAAGAAAAGACCACTTGCCAACAGGCCCTCCAAACCCTAGTCTCCGACCAAAAACACCTACAGCGACTGCAAGAGCAAATCCACAAACAGCAGCAGAGTTGGGAAACCCTCAGCCAGACCATTCGCCAACTGGTCGCCCTAGAACCACAAGTTCAGGCCATTCCTAACTTCGAAGCCCAGCAGCAGAAGATTCAAGAACGGCTGGGACGAATTGCCGCCGCCCAGCAATTTGCCACAGAATTACAGACATTACTGACCGAGGCTGAACCCCAACAACAGCACTATCAGCAGCAAGTAGACACAGCGAAAGATCTGCTCAGTCGTTCCACCCTGAACCCAGCCCAGACCACTCAACTCGCCACCATTTTGGACCAAGGGGCTGCCCTCACCCACCAGATTATTCAGCAGCTCCAAACAGCTTTTGCCGACATTATTGATCCCCAGACCGTCACCAACCTCAAGCAACAGCTTCGGCAGATAAAAACCCAACTCAAAGCCGCCCAAAAAGCCCAAACCCAATGGTTGATGCTAGAGGCCCAACAGCATCAGCTAACGGAGCTAGAGCAAGGGATGACGTCACTGCAGCAAGAGTGCGATCGCATCCAGGTCACCCTCAACCAAGAGCCCCAGCTCCAGAGCCAACTAGCACAGCTCAATACCCAGCTAACGGCACTCAGCGACCCCCAGGGCCATGTCCGCATCTTGCAGCAGCAGCTTCAAGGAGCCACCCAGCTAGAAGCAGAGATCACTCGCCTTCAACAGGCCTGTCAAGGTCATCAGCAGTCCCTCACAACCTTTGAAACCCAGGTCGAAGCCTTGGGAGATCTAGAAGCCCAAGTCGATGCCCAACAGCAGATCCAGCAAGAGCATCAGGAGGTGTATCAGCGCTATTTACGCCATCGGAATCAGGCCAATACCTTTAAAGACCTAGATCAGCAACGCCAAGGTGCGATCGCTACCCAAACCCAACTCCAAACCCAGTTAACGGGTGCTCAAGCCCAATGGCAGGAAAAGCTCAAAGATCATAATCCTGAGCGGCTAGCTGAAGTGAGTCACACCTATGAACAATTGCAGCGACACCATGACCAGCTCCAGGGGGGACTAGCCCCCCAACAGGCTCAGCTGCAATATCTCGATCAGCAATTGGAAGCCAAGCAAGCCCTCGCCCAAGAGCGCGATCAGATCTGGGTGACCTTAGAGGATAAGCGCCAAATCTCACAGTTCGTTATCGATGCTCGCAACGTCTACAAGCAAAGCGGTCCTCGAATCACCAAATTTTACCTGACAGAAATTTCTTGGGAGGCGGATCGGCTCTATCGGGAGCTGCTCGATCGGCCTGATGTGGCTTTACAGTGGACTGAAGATTACGAAATTCAGGTACAAGAGCAGGGCCATTGGCGTAGCTTCAAAAGCCTGTCGGGGGGAGAGCAGATGTGTGCTGCTTTAGCCGTGCGCCTAGCCTTGCTGAAAGTCTTAGTCGATATCAATATTGCGTTTTTCGACGAGCCCACAACGAACATGGATGAACTGCGTCGTCGACAGTTGGCCGAAGCCTTGGGGCATCTCAAATCCTTCCATCAGCTGTTTGTGATCAGTCATGACGACACTTTTGAGAGCGTTACAGAAAATATTATTCGGGTAGAGAGAGCGAGTTAA